Proteins encoded together in one Salarchaeum sp. JOR-1 window:
- the ribB gene encoding 3,4-dihydroxy-2-butanone-4-phosphate synthase, protein MAALDTSVDAAIDAFRDGRPVLVHDFADREGEVDIVYPARSVTPADVARMRSDAGGLICVALSHEVATAFDLPFLVDELDHPAADGGDLGYDSRSSFSLPVNHRDTYTGITDDDRARTIAELGHAAADPDNTDFAAEFRAPGHVHVLRAAPSLADRKGHTELGIALAAAADREPAAVVCEMLDEETGGARSVADARAYADRHDLVFVEGAALVDELA, encoded by the coding sequence ATGGCCGCGCTCGACACCTCCGTGGACGCCGCAATCGACGCGTTCCGCGACGGCCGTCCCGTCCTCGTCCACGACTTCGCGGACCGCGAGGGCGAGGTCGACATCGTCTACCCGGCGCGCTCCGTCACGCCCGCTGACGTGGCGCGGATGCGCAGCGACGCCGGCGGCCTCATCTGCGTCGCGCTCTCCCACGAGGTCGCGACCGCCTTCGACCTCCCGTTCCTCGTCGACGAACTCGACCATCCCGCCGCGGACGGCGGCGACCTCGGCTACGACTCCCGGTCGTCCTTTTCGCTGCCCGTGAACCACCGCGACACCTACACCGGCATCACGGACGACGACCGCGCGCGCACCATCGCGGAACTCGGGCACGCCGCCGCCGACCCCGACAACACGGACTTCGCCGCGGAGTTCCGCGCGCCCGGCCACGTCCACGTCCTCCGCGCCGCGCCGTCGCTCGCCGACCGGAAGGGCCACACCGAACTCGGTATCGCGCTCGCCGCCGCCGCCGACCGGGAACCCGCCGCCGTCGTCTGCGAGATGCTGGACGAGGAGACCGGCGGCGCGCGCTCCGTCGCCGACGCCCGCGCGTACGCCGACCGCCACGACCTCGTCTTCGTGGAGGGCGCGGCGCTCGTGGACGAACTCGCCTGA
- a CDS encoding DUF120 domain-containing protein, with protein MSNTTRAAVGSDELTVLKLLALDGARRGEVKVSCANLADRLDASSQTASRRLQSLDDDGLVERDLVSDGQWVCVTADGERLLESEYEDYRRIFEESSDLSLTGTVTGGMGEGRHYISLPGYKRQFADKLGYEPFPGTLNVALSAQSRRERAAMESLDGVPIDSWADDERTYGSATCYPGALEADAGTYEPVHVIVPDRTHHDEDQLELIAPDRLRDDLDLDDGDDVVVHVEDE; from the coding sequence ATGTCGAACACGACGCGGGCGGCGGTCGGCTCGGACGAGCTAACCGTCCTCAAACTCCTCGCCCTGGACGGCGCGCGCCGCGGCGAGGTCAAGGTGTCCTGCGCGAACCTCGCAGACCGACTCGACGCCTCCAGCCAGACCGCCTCCCGTCGCCTCCAGTCCCTCGACGACGACGGCCTCGTCGAACGCGACCTCGTCAGCGACGGCCAGTGGGTGTGCGTCACCGCGGACGGCGAACGCCTCCTGGAGAGCGAGTACGAGGACTACCGCCGCATCTTCGAGGAGTCGAGCGACCTCTCACTCACCGGCACCGTCACCGGCGGAATGGGCGAGGGCCGACACTACATCAGCCTCCCCGGCTACAAGCGCCAGTTCGCGGACAAACTCGGCTACGAGCCGTTCCCCGGCACGCTCAACGTCGCGCTCTCCGCGCAGAGCCGGCGCGAACGCGCCGCGATGGAATCGCTCGACGGCGTCCCCATCGACTCCTGGGCGGACGACGAGCGCACGTACGGAAGCGCGACCTGCTACCCGGGCGCGCTCGAAGCCGACGCGGGCACGTACGAACCCGTGCACGTCATCGTCCCCGACCGCACCCATCACGACGAAGACCAGCTCGAACTCATCGCGCCGGATCGATTGCGGGACGACCTCGACCTCGACGATGGCGACGACGTGGTCGTGCACGTGGAGGACGAGTGA
- the twy1 gene encoding 4-demethylwyosine synthase TYW1 yields MSESDAPKQVSSPEYHSENHTAAQTCGWTANSLRGEGTCYKYAFYGIRSHRCIQMTPVVRCNERCVFCWRDHAGHTYELDGVEWDDPEAVVDASIRLQKKLLSGFGGNDEVPRERFEEAMDPQHVAISLDGEPTLYPHLPELVEAFHDRGMTTFLVSNGTRPDVLRECEPTQLYVSVDAPERATFEDVVGAMEEDAWEKLVETLDVLSEKDCRTTLRTTLVNGENMQNPDWYAGLYERADPDFVELKAYMHVGHSRGRLDRSAMPRHEDVLDFAREVQSHLPEHSVLKDQEQSSVALLAREADTWVEALKHPS; encoded by the coding sequence ATGAGCGAGTCGGACGCGCCGAAGCAGGTGTCCTCGCCGGAGTACCACAGCGAGAACCACACCGCGGCGCAGACGTGCGGGTGGACGGCGAACTCGCTGCGCGGCGAAGGCACGTGCTACAAGTACGCGTTCTACGGGATTCGCTCCCACCGCTGCATTCAGATGACGCCCGTCGTCCGGTGCAACGAGCGCTGCGTGTTCTGCTGGCGCGACCACGCGGGCCACACGTACGAACTGGACGGCGTGGAGTGGGACGACCCCGAGGCGGTCGTGGACGCCTCCATCCGCCTCCAGAAGAAACTCCTCAGTGGGTTCGGCGGGAACGACGAGGTTCCGCGAGAGCGCTTCGAGGAGGCGATGGATCCCCAGCACGTCGCCATCAGTCTGGACGGCGAGCCCACGCTCTACCCGCATCTCCCCGAACTCGTCGAGGCGTTCCACGACCGCGGGATGACGACGTTCCTCGTGTCGAACGGCACGCGGCCGGACGTGCTCCGGGAGTGCGAGCCGACCCAGTTGTACGTCTCCGTGGACGCGCCGGAGCGCGCGACGTTCGAGGACGTGGTGGGTGCGATGGAGGAGGACGCGTGGGAGAAACTGGTCGAAACGCTGGACGTGCTTTCGGAGAAGGACTGCCGGACGACACTGCGGACGACGCTCGTGAACGGCGAGAACATGCAGAACCCGGACTGGTACGCGGGCCTCTACGAGCGCGCGGATCCGGATTTCGTGGAGCTGAAGGCGTACATGCACGTCGGGCACTCGCGGGGCCGCCTCGACCGGTCGGCGATGCCGCGCCACGAGGACGTGCTCGACTTCGCGCGCGAGGTCCAGTCGCACCTCCCCGAGCACTCGGTTCTCAAAGACCAGGAGCAGTCGTCGGTCGCGCTGCTGGCGCGCGAGGCGGACACGTGGGTGGAGGCGCTGAAACACCCCTCGTAA